Below is a genomic region from Pseudocalidococcus azoricus BACA0444.
TTATGGCCTGGGGGAACTCGGTACCGCCCTAGAGCAACTCTTACCGGAAGCCGAAGCTGGAATTATTCACCAACTGTTAGATGAAAAAGAAATTTCGACCCAGTTGGGAACTGTGTATCGTAATGTGGGGCGGCGATCAATTTTGCCCTTTGCCATCATGGCCGCAACCTTAGCGATTGTCCCCTTACCCTTTGCCACCATGCCTGTTTTAATTGCCATTCAGACCACGATGGTCATCTTAATTGGCCGGCTCTACGGACAAACCCTGTCTCCAGCCCAGGCCGGGGGAATTTTAACAACCATTGGGGGTGGCTTCCTAGCTCGATTGGTGGGGCAGCAACTAATTAAATTTATTCCGGTCTTAGGGAACGTCATGTCCGCCTCTTGGTCGTTTGCCTATACCTGGGCACTGGGGGAAGGGGCCTGTGTTTATTTTGGGGATTTAATCGGGGGCAAGAAACCCAACCCCGACCGGATTCGCCAAGTCATACAAGACTCCTTTCAAGAAAACTCTCGTAAATTTCAACAACAACTTATGGCTCAAGGAAAAATAAGTTGAGTGCAACCGCTAATTTATAAAACATTTATAAAACAGTCTATGTTAGCCATACTACTGATTTGGAATCATAGTCATTTCGCTTAAGAATAAAACACAGAAATACTTGAAACCATCACCAGTGTTACTCTTGAGTGTCTCAGTTTTGGCAGAAATGACTATAATTTGATTTCTATTGTGACGGTAAATCTGAAAACCACTATCCAAAGTCAATAAAGTGCTATCAAAATACAGCTCAGTGATCCCCACTAGGCAAACATCAGCAAGAGACATGGGGAGAAGGGATATTTTTCTTGAGAAGTTGGATAAAATCTGCCAGGCAGACTGGGGATTCTGGAGGGAGAGTTTGAATATCTTTTTAGATTTGAGCGAGGGTTGTCATGATAAATAGTTGATGACTGCAAATCTTAGTTTAGCCCAGGCCTTGGGAACTAAGAGTTGAGTGTCATCCTAGTGTTTTGTAATAAACCCGATCACAGCGTTGAGTTTCGATTCCACTGGTGGGCTGATAGCCATTTTTCTCATAGAGTTTCACGGCCTGGTTCATAATGGTCGCTGTTTCAATCCAAATTAAGTCAAATCCCCGTTGGTGAATCTGCTGTTCCAATTGGCTGAGGAGAAACTGTCCTAAGCCTTGGCCGCGAGCCTGGGGATGGAGATACATTTTGCGAATTTCTACGGCATTCTCCCCCCGTGCAATTGGATAATAGGCGGCCGTTCCGACAATTTGCCCGGCTTGTTCTATGACCCAAAACTCACCCCCCTGATCTTGATAAAACGCTTCAACTGCCACCACATCTGCATCGGCCCCTTGGGGTTCCCAGGCCAGGCCAAACTCTCCCAGCACCGTGGCAATGAGGGCTGCAACTGCTTCCCGATCTTGGGGTTGCCAGGGGCGAATGTCAAAGTCACGATAAACCAGCATCAAGCACGCCTACAGAGGGATGAACCCCAAAATTATCCCAATCTTAGACTGGCCTGGGCCTATTTGCTCTTAACCTTTCCTTAATCCAAATCACCCTCAACAAACGAAGACGGGTCAAGCATACAATAAATTTTGAAATGGGTAAATCTATTGCTAAAATAGCTAAGGCGAAATTATTCAGCCGCCTAAGCTTTTTACTGCCTTTAGCTGAAATGTGGGCCATCAATCAGGGTGGTCAATTTTTAGCCTGAAAATATTAAGTTTTCCGATGGAGTTTGCTACTTCTATGTCATATCACAAACTTTGGTTTCGTCAAACAGCCAAAAATCTTAAGCTCTTACATCCTTATCCAGAATTCTCAAAAATACAAGGCCTGGTTAAAAGTGCCATGCCACAACTGATCACAGACTTAAAAGCAGAAGGGGAAGACCTCAATGATCCCCAAGTCTGGTGGCAAGCATTGTATATGGACGCGCTCTTACTGGTAGAAAATTCCGCTGGGGAGAGCTTCAAAATTGCTGTGGGCCTGCAAGACAAGTGGAAGCCTGCCCTCAATGCCCATCGAACAATTTCATCCCCCACCTTTCAAAAATGTCGCGAAAGACTAGATATTGATCAGCATTGGTTATTTTATGTCACAAGTAAATATCCCTACGGTGAAGAGGTTTGGATTGACCTAATTTATGCCCAGGTGGATCGGGATCCGCCCCCAAGTACCTGTGTCTTATTGGATGTTGATGCTTAAGGGTTATCAGGGTTTAAGAGTTGACGCAGGCCAAAAACTAAGAGGATCAACATCGTTGGGAGGAGAAGCAAACTGATAATCATGGTCGGTGTTTCTGGGAGTGGGTATTGACGGCCCAAGGTTTTAATCGCCACTGCCAAAGAGAGCGAGACGATCATCAGTTTGCCCATCCAGGCCAAGTCAGATAGCATAGATTTCCTCGCGCTGCCTATGGAACATGAATAATCCGGTAAGTATTGCGCCCTTCTGCTTTGGCCTGATAGAGGGCCTGATCCGCGGCTTCGAGGAGATGGACTGGAGAGCCTTCTGGGGTTGGACGGCCAGTGCTGATGCCAAAACTCACCGTCACCACGGGGCTAACTCGGGAGGCCCCATGGGGAATTTCCAGGGCTTTCAAGCTGGCTTGGATGTTCTCAACCACGCGACTGGCCCCGGCTCCATCAGTGTGGGGCAAAATGATCGCAAATTCTTCACCCCCATAGCGAGCCACTAAATCTACAGCCCGTCTAGCTTTAGTCCCGAGGGCCTGGGCTACCAAGTATAAACACTCATCTCCAGCTTGATGTCCATAGAAATCGTTATAGGCCTTAAAGTCGTCCACATCACAAAACACCAAACTCAAAGGGGCTTGTTCTCGCAACAAACGATTCCATTCCCGAGCTAAACATTCATCAAAGTGACGGCGATTGGCAATTTGGGTTAAGTCATCCGTAATCGCGAGGCGACTCAATTCTTGGTTGGCAGCTTGCAGGGATTGGTAAAGCTCAGCTTGACGAATGGCCACTGCTAATTGATCGGCAATCACTTCTAATAAACTAACCTCGCTGGGATGCCAGGCCTGGTCGGGGTGACGTTGTTGCAAGGTTAAGCTGCCCCAAGTGTGGGCTTCAACCTGGAGTGGGACCATTAACCAATTCCCCGGAAAGGAGGTGGCTAACTCCCGATTAAACTCCCCTAGGTTAGGTTTTGTTTCAGCCTGGTGAATTTGTACCGTTTGCCCCTGTTTGAGGGAGGTAGCAATCGGGTTTTGGGCATCAGGAATAATGAGTCCTTGACTTGGGGGGAGGGAAGACTCTCTCAGGTACTCAATAATATGATCCCATTGCCCCAATTCTGGCTGATACTGAACAATCGCCACCCGATCAACATTTAATAAGTGCCCAATTTCATCCACCGTGGTTTGAAATATTTCTGCCAGATTGAGGGAGTTGCGAATGGCTTTAATCAATCGGTTCAGGGTTTGTTCTCGCTGGGATTGATACCGGAGCGCATCTTCCACTTGCTTCCGTTGGGTAATATCACTGAGGGTAATAACGACTTGTTCTAGCTGCTGGCTGGCGTTGAAATGGGGTTCGGCCGTGACTTGTAACCAGATTAGATCTTGGCTTGGCCGGTTGACTCCCAAGACCACATCCCGAATGGGGATTAACTGTGCTGTGGCCCTTGCCGAGGGAAATTGGGCCGCCGTTAAACGCTCTCCAGTTTCATTGACAACATACCAATCTAAATCTTGGGCTGATTTTCCCAGGAGTTGATCAAGGGATAACCCCAAAATATTGGCCGCCCGTTCATTGGCCAGAATAATCTCCCCTTGTGGATTGTGAACAATAATCCCCACCGCCACATCTTCAACGAGCTGGCGAAAGCGGGATTCACTCTGGGCTAATTCCAACTCGGCCTGTTTCTGAACCGTAATATCGATGGAAATGCCATCAATGTACTGAGCTTCCCCAGCCGCGTTATGGATCGCTTGTCCCGACTCATAAAACCAGCGCACCTGACCATCGGCCCGAATCACTCGGTATTCAACCCCATAGTGATTTTGTCGCTGGAAGATTTCCTGAATGGTGTCATAGACATACTGCTGATCATCGGGATGAATGATGCTGGCAAAGGTGCGGCGACAGTTGTTGATAAAATCCACAGCCGGATAACCGACAGTTTGCTCAATGTTGTCACTCAGGTATTGAATTGTCCAGTCTGGATCGTTAGCACAGCGAAACACATGGCCGGGCAAATTGGCAACTAAATTTTTAAAGCGCAATTCATTGCTGGCAATAGCAGCCTCAGCGTCTTTACGGCTACTAATATCGGCCACTGCACCTAAAAGCCGGAACTCCCCAGATTCGGAATGGAAATATTGACTACAATCGCGCACCCAAGCATAGTGTTCATCCTGACAGCGAACCCGATATTCACAACAGTAAGGCACACCAGAGTTTTGACTGCTTTCCCACCCAGCTTGTACTGCTGTCACATCGTCCGGATGAATTAAATCTAACCAGGCCTGGCCCGATTGAGGCATGGTATCTAGGGTATAGCCAAAAAGGCTGACAGTATTACCCACCCAGAGCGTTGTGTCGTCTTGAATATGCCATTCCCAAAAAACTTGTTGACTAATCTCGGCGATGGTTTGAAGGCGGTCATACCAGCGGCGCAGTTCCGTCAGTTGGGCTTGATGCCAAATCAGTTCCTCTTGCTGAGTCGTCAAGTCCCAAAATATCAACCATATAGACCTATTGGCCTTGGGAACGAATCCCACCTGCCACCAACGCTGATGAGGGGCATCAAAAATTTGGGCATATCCAGTTTGGTTTGTAATGATAGCCGCTTTGTAGGCCGGCTGGAGATGGGCTTGCCAGGTCTGGGGGAGCAAGTGCCATAGATTTTGGTTCAGTAGAGATGTTTCTGAATAATCCCAAACCTGATTCATGGCAGCACTAAACGCAACGATTTCCCCTTGGCTATCCACCACCACCAGGGGGATTGGAAACTCCTCAAACATCATGGTATTGATCAACGTTGACGGGGGAAGAAATTGCGTCATGCAGTGAAGAAAGCTAGGCAAAATCTGAGCAAGGGGGGATATTTGCGAAGAGTTTCAGATAACTCTAAATTTATCCTATCCTGATTATTGCCTTGACCTTAAGATAACGCCCCAAGCTCCAAAAAAATGATTAAATCATCCCGATATTCATACATAAATTCAAACAACTTTGATAGGGGCAATATTGCTTGGCAATGATTTGTTAAAGATCTAAGGCATTGACAGGAGGTCTAATTGAACGGAGGTGGCTATGGGTGTGATCTCGGAAGCGGGGCCGGGGGGGTGAGACGGAGTTGTACCTTCTTTTTGCCAATCTTGATCGTCTAGCAAGGATGTCGCCGCCATTAATAGCTCAGATTTTAAGGGTTCAAGGTCGGGGCGTTGTTCTAAATACAGTTCCAACGCGGCTAAGGGGGCAATGGTCTGTCCCAGGCCCAGTTCTGGCAGGCGGGCCCGCGGTAGTTGGGTGACTAGTTCGGGATGGATGCTAAAACTGTGGGCGGGTGTCAGGGCCTCATGCAAACTCGGTAGATCAATCAGGGCCGTTTGATCGGGACGCAGGCGATACCGCAGGCGGACAATGGCCTGGTCAATGCTGGCCTGAGTAATCGTCTCTAAAAGCCGGGCCTGGGGAGGCTCATGAATCAGGGATACGTCCACATCCAAGGTTAAAAAGGGGCGGGTGGGAATTGGACAAAACTGCCACTGGGTCTGGCCTTTACGGATTTCTACAAGAATAAACCCCTTTTCTTCCCCCTCTTCGCCAAAATCAACCCGCTCAATACTACCTGGGTAAATTACGGGGGGCTGCTCACATAACACCTGATGCCGATGGACATGGCCCAAAGCCACATAGTCAAATTCTGGCTGGGCCAGCAGGGAAAGGGGAATTGTAAAGCCTTTCCCGACACTTAAAAAGCGTTCTGCCCCAAACCGGGCCGTATCCACCATGGCATGGGCCAGTAATACCGTTGGCCGTTCGGGATCCAGTTGTCGAATTTCCCCTGCTAATGCCACCATTAACCGCTGAATCAAAAGTTGCCCAACTTCGCCCAAGCCCAGTCCCTCAGTTTCCGGTTTTGTTAGGAGAGCGGAACGAGTTAACCAAGGCAACGTTACCACTTGCACATTACCCTGTTTCGTTCTAATACGGTGGGTAGAAAGCTGATCGCCGACAATAAAGCCAGGGACTCCCAAGGTGCGATAAATCACTAAGCTGGCTCCCCCCTGGCCTTGGGCGTGTTGATCATGATTACCGACTAATAAAACCGTGGGAATCTGGGCATCAGCTAATCGGCGGAATTGTTGGGCAAAGGCCTCCTGCACCAGGGGGGGTGGGGTGGCATCGGGAAAAGCATCTCCCCCAAACAACACTAAGTCAACGGCTTCCGCCAGGGCCTGGTCAATGCAATAGGTTAAAGCAGCCACAAAGTCTTCTAGGCGAGTATTCAATCCTGTGAGGGGATTCAAACGACCATGGCCCAGACCGCTGCCGAGGTGAATATCTGATAAATGAAGAAGCTTAACCATTGCCACTGTTACCCTGCACCTCTAAGGGGTTCTGCTCATCCGGGCCTGGTTTCTATCTTAACTGTGGACGATGGGGGGGACGCGACCTGTTCTCAAGTCCCAATATCTTGGCAATCCTGGCTATACGATGCGTGTTAACTGCCTCTAATCAGCATCCTAGATGGGTTCTGCGATTGTTCTTTGTATATATTTTATTTCGACTTGTGTCTCGCTCCCGCTGTGAGGCTATAGTGGGGTTGTCCATTTTGGGGCACAGTTGGCGGAAAGTGGTTGATTAATGTTCCGACTGAATCATGCCCAATCAAGATCCTAACCAGGCCTGGTTAACCATTCATAGCTCAAATAAGCTCAAATATGACGTAGAACTTTGGGGGGTATCAGTTGGACTATTGGTCGTTCTCAAAGTTGTCGGATTGTCATTGAAGATCGCTATGCTTCTCGACTCCATGCAGTGATTAACTCAGTCATGTTTCGGCATCAATTTCTATATTTTGTCATGGATAAAAACACAGTTAACGGCACATTGCTGAATGGGAATAATTTAGTCTATCCAACTCTCCTCCATGATCAAGATGTCATGGTGATGGGAACGACAATTCTGGCATTTCACTATCCGACCATGTTTGAAGTTAAAGAACCCAGGATTATCAAAGAAATTCAAAAATTTTCCCAAACCATTAGCAAAAGTATTCCCTGGCCGGGCTAAGGTCAGGCTAAACTAGACAGCTTTAAGCGAGCAAAAATCATCCGCCCCGCAGAGGTTTGGAGGGCACTGGTAACTACAACGGGTAATTGATCACCAATGTGGGTTTGCCCCTCTTCCACCACCACCATTGTCCCATCTTCAAGATAGCCAACCCCTTGTTCTGGTTCTTTTCCTTCTTTAATAATTTTTAGTTCCAAGGTATCCCCCGGCAAGTAAACCGGACGCAGGGCCTGGGCTAATTCATTGACATTAAAAACATTCACCTTTTGAAACTGGGCGACTTTATTGAGGTTGTAATCGTTAGTGACTAAGATACCATCAATTTCTTGGGCAAGTCGGACCAGCTTGGCATCAACGGTCGTCAAGTCTGGATAATCAGCGGAATGGATTAAAATCCGTCCATTGAGATTAGCCTGTAGCCTGTTCAAAATATCCAGGCCCCGTCGTCCTCGCGACCGCTTTAAGTCATTTTGGGCATCCGCAACCAGTTGCAACTCCTGGAGGACAAACTGGGGAACAAGAATTTGCCCCTCAATAAACCCCAAGGTGAGTAACTGCTCAATCCGGCCATCAATAATACAACTCGTATCCAGTACCTTTGAGGCGGCGGCCTTTAAGATACCTTCGGCGACAAGAGAGGTTTCAACAGAATTAGGATTAATTAACCGCAACAGGGCCCGCCCCTGACTGTCTGCTAATGTGGTTCCGGTATAAGCAAATAAAATGCTCGTTAATACGGCTGTCATCGGCTTGATGAACGAGAAATCATCAGGAATGGGTAGGAGAAAAATTGGTGCCAGGAGCAAGTTAGCCAACAATAGCCCCACCACCAGGCCCACCGCCCGTGACAATAAAACATCGGCTGGTAAATGGCGAATATCGGCCTCAACTCGGTGATAGGCCGTTTGGACTGCTAAACCAACTCCAATCCCAATTAAGCCGCCAAATCCGGCCACAACCCACCGTAACGCGCTGATGTTGGCCACTTGTTCAAGGGTCATGGGAGGAAGAAGATTGACCGCATGAAACCCAATCGCGGCTCCAGCAACAATAAAAATAAAGGATAGTATGATGTCGAGCATGGCTTGATTACCCTGAGTGGCGGGGGGCGTTGTTTCCATCATCTCTGAGTTTGGGGCCGAGACAGAGTTGGGATTACCGCTCTTTAGAGGCGCAATCGTCTCAGTACTCCGAACAAAATTCCTGGACTGTTCTTATTGGATTATAATTCCTCAGTTTTAGCCTGGTTTGACTGGGGCTGTTTACAGGAAGCAGACTCTGTATTCCAATCAATGATCCGGCCGGCCCGACTACCTGCTTTAAGACCAACGGCCTCGGCCTGGGGGCCCAAAATTAAGCGCATTAACAGTCCCCCCAAGGTTGCCAAGGCTGTTTCCCCCACAAAGGCGCGACTCGTTTTCATCCACCATTCCAGGACAATATTAACCGAGGACGATGTAGGGGCTGTTGTGTCAGGTTTTGGATCAGGGCTGATTACTTGTCGGGCTGCGTCTTCGGCAATTTGTCCGCCGACCATATTCCCCATCATTTGCCCAATAATTTCTCCGGGCGGCCCAAGCAAAGCTCCCCCCACCAGGCCCCCTGTGATTTCCCCAGTCACTTCTCCGGCTTTACTACTGGTGCGAATTTTCAAACTCTGGGCCACTTTTTCTTCAGTTTTCTCAAGGCAAATCTTCTCCAGATCAGAGGGATGTTCTTTTAAGGTTTGCAGGGCCTCCACACAGATTCTTGCTCCCACGACACCGCCTACAAATGTCCCCACCTGTGTCCCCACAACCACTCCGGCTGGCCCCAATGTAGCTCCCCCCACCGCGCCCCCGGCCAATCCGCCAACCACATCTCCAACTTGTCCGCCAACAATGAAGCTGCCAATATTTTGAGCTTGATCACTGACCTGGGCTGGCTCGAGGGCAAAGGCCCGCGTTAAGTTTGTCCAGCCCTGATACCCTTGTCCGCTCACTTCTAAGTCACCTATGGTTTGGAGTTGGCTGAACAGTTGTTGGAGGCAGAGGATTTGAGGATTCCAGTGAATCGTGAAAGATTGGGCAGCCAAATTGAGGTGAATGGCACAAATCCCCGCTTGAGTTTGGAGTTGTGTTTGCAGAAACTCTCCATAGCTGGGGTCTTGACGGAGATGGGGAATTTTTAGTCGCATTCGATCTTTTGTTAAATGGACTAACTCGGCCGGAATCAGGGGAGCGGGGCCTGGGGGTGGCTGGCTAGAGGATGGGGATGTGCTGCTCATGAGGGGCCAACTGCCAGGGGGACTATTTGGATTTTAGTGAGTCTCTGGTGCCAATAATTTTGAACATAATTGGGATCAAGGAGCCAGACCATTTTCCAGGGCAAAGCGGACTAACTCGGTGCGACTACTGGTATTGGTTTTAATGAACAGGCGGCTGACATATTTTTCAATATTCCGGACACTGGTTTGGAGTTGACTGGCAATTTCCTTATTCATTAAGCCTTGAACAACCAAATCTAAAACACTCTGCTCTCTGGGGGTCAGATCTAGTTTGATCGGATTGGGATTTAAGGGGGTGCCGCGTTTGACTAAGAGGGAGCGTAATTCGGCAATTTGTCCGGCTAAGTCGGCAATATCCGGTTCGCTAATTGCAGCGGCTTGTTGATAGCGGCGGAGGAGATTTTTAATAATGGCAACCAATTCATCAGGGTCAAAGGGTTTGGAGAGATAGGCATCACAACCTGCGTCATAGCCCTGGACGCGATCCCGTTTCATCCCCCGAGCCGTTAAGAACACAACGGGTAAATAACTAAAGCGTTCGTCTTCCCGCAGCTTGGCCAAAAATTCATAGCCATCCACTTGGGGCATCATCACATCGGTAATGACTAAATCGGGTCGCTGTTGTTCGAGCAGTTCCCAGGCCTGGGTGGCATTACTGGCGGCGGTGACGGTAAACCCACTGTCCTCTAAGTAGGCCTGGACAGCATCCCGCAACCCCGGTTCATCATCCACCAACAACAAATGCTCAGACATAGTGATTCCAAGTTTTCTGACTCATGCACGGGGCTAATCATGCCGCCTAATTTCTAGTGTACGCTGCCAACTTCCTCTAAAATTGAGTGAATCCGCAAGTCCGTATGCTAAAACAGAGGGCAGTTATGGAAGCTGAGACAATGAGTATATCTGCACCTGAAATGGCCATTGCTCCAATCAATACGGTCGCGGCCACAGAACTGCGTCCTTGGGGATCATTTACGATCTTGGAAGAGGGGCCGGGTTACAAAATTAAGCGGATTGAGGTCAAACCTGGCCATCGCCTGAGTTTACAAATGCACCACCACCGCAGTGAACATTGGATTGTGATTGCTGGTATTGCCAAGGTTCAACGGGGTGAAGAGATTATTATGCTTTCTCCCAATGAATCTACCTATGTGCCCCAGTTTACCCGGCATCGTTTGGAAAATCCGGGCAAGATCAACTTAGTGTTAATTGAAGTTCAGAATGGGCAATATTTGGGCGAGGATGATATCCAACGGTTTGAGGACGACTACGCCCGCTCCCATACTTAAAATTTCTCATGCCTGAGTTGCCTCCCGATACTGTCTAAACTCTGACTATGACCGTAACCCTAACCCCCACCGCTGTCCGTGAACTTGAGCGACTACGCCAAAAATCCCAGGCCAAGGCCAATGGAGAGATTGTTCGCTTAGGGGTCACTTCCGGTGGATGCGCTGATTGGCTCTACGTTTTGGAGTTTATTCAAACCCCCCAACCTGATGATCAGATCACGGAAACGGCGGGCCTGGTGATTGCGGTGGCAGCGGACAGTGTGGCTAAATTGACAGATTTGACTTTAGACTACACTGAAGATTTAATGGGTGGGGCCTTTCGATTCCATAATCCGATGGCTGGGCAGACCTGTGGCTGTGGTCTTTCCTTTAAGCTAGTGGATCATTGAAGGCAACTCCCTGGACTAGAATCAAGTCATTACATCTGGGAGTATTGAGCAGGACAAGGTCAGAGGATTAAGCGTGACACAATTCAATTGGGGGAGCAAACGGTTACTCTTGGGACTTTTCCTTGGTCTGGGGGTGCTTGGGGCCGCTTCGGTCGCAGAATCTCAGAATCCATCTCCACCTGATGCCAATCCAGTCCCGCAACAGGCCTTGACCATTCTCGCCGATGTCCAGCAGGCCAACTCCATTACGGGGATCGTCACTGCTCGGGGTAATGTTCAACTCATTTATCCCGCCCGCCAAATTCAGGCTACCGCGACCCAGGCCCAATACTTCAGTCGGGAGCGGCGGATTGTCTTAACTGGCAATGTTTATGTTCTGCAAAAGGGGAATAGCTTACGGGGCGATAGTGTGACGTATTTGATTGATCAGGAAAAGTTTGTCGCCACCCCAGTCACAAACCAACAGGTTGAATCCATTTTGCTGATTCGGGATAATCCTCCCAAGACTACCAATCCAAATCCATAGCTTCCTTTCCCCATGAAAATTTTGTTAGAAGGTGTACGCAAAACCTATGGGGCCAGGACAGTTGTTGATCAGATCACCTTAGGGATTGAGCAGGGGGAGATTGTCGGACTCTTGGGGCCAAACGGGGCTGGGAAAACCACAACATTTTATTTAGCCACAGGCCTGGAAAAACCCGATCAGGGAAGAGTTTGGTTAGATCGCGACGACATTACCCCATTGCCCCTCCATCGCCGGGCCAGGTTGGGAATTGGCTATCTCCCCCAAGAACCGAGTATCTTTCGGAATTTAACAGTGGCAGAAAATATTCTCCTAGTTTTAGAGCAAACCAATGTGCCGCGATACCTCTGGGCTGATCGCTTGGATCATTTACTGGCAGATCTGAATCTCCATAAAATTGCTCAGATCAAAGGCAATCGAGTCTCAGGGGGGGAACGGCGGCGCACGGAATTAGCCCGAGCTTTGGCCATTGGCGTTGAGGGGCCCAAATTTTTGTTTTTAGATGAACCTTTTGCCGGGGTGGATCCAATTGCGGTCGGCGAAATTCAAACCATCGTTACCCAACTGCGGGCCCAGAACTTAGGGATATTGATTACTGATCACAATGTTCGGGAAACCCTTTCTATCGTGGATCGGGCCTATATTATGCGGGATGGGCATATTCTCGCGGCGGGGGCAGCAGAGGCCTTATATGAGGATCCCCTCGTCCGGCAATACTATTTGGGTGAAAACTTTGTCCCCTAGGCGAATTGGGCGGCGATTGATCTGGCAACTGGGCCGGATTATCCCTGGCTCACAATTGGACTGGTATCTCTGGCGAAATATTGCCCCTGCCTTTGGCCTGGGAATCACGATTTTTGCCGCCTTAGCTCTTTCGGTGGGGGTGCTATTTGACCTAGTGCGACAAGTGGCAGAGGCTCAAATTCCCTTGACCGCAGTTTTACAAGTTCTGCTCTTACAAATCCCTTACACTCTCACCTTTGCCTTGCCCATGGCGGTAATGCTGGCTGTTTTAACTACGATCAGTCGCTTGGGGGAAGATGGGGAACTAGTGGCGTTCAAGAGTATTGGTCTTAGTCTCTATCGTCTTGCTGCACCGATTTTGGCCTTTTCTCTGATGATTAGCCTCATCACGTTTACCTTGGGTGAAACCGTCATTCCTGAGTTTCGATCCCAGTCGGACCAGGTGTTACAGCGGTATCTGCACCAAGAAGAGCGGGTTGGCCAAAGTCGGGACATTTACTATCCAGAATATGGCCCCAATGACCAAGTGCGGCGATTGTACTATGCCAAGGAATTTGATGGGGTCTCCATGCGGGGGATTACCGTGGTAGATTTTTCCCAACCGGAGTTAGTACAGG
It encodes:
- a CDS encoding LptF/LptG family permease encodes the protein MKTLSPRRIGRRLIWQLGRIIPGSQLDWYLWRNIAPAFGLGITIFAALALSVGVLFDLVRQVAEAQIPLTAVLQVLLLQIPYTLTFALPMAVMLAVLTTISRLGEDGELVAFKSIGLSLYRLAAPILAFSLMISLITFTLGETVIPEFRSQSDQVLQRYLHQEERVGQSRDIYYPEYGPNDQVRRLYYAKEFDGVSMRGITVVDFSQPELVQVITAAQANWSYPKSTWTIADGVIYLVSSLGNIRDIIEFQQQQLVIPRKLEEDVLSPSQVTELSTAQARQALTLAEQDQNPTLVRALNVHLQQQYAQPFVAIVFGLMGLGFGAMGQKRGAAQGFGLSVGLIFAQILLTYFAGALGFVGILTPVMAAWFPQGLGLAVAVWLIQRANR
- a CDS encoding LptA/OstA family protein, with the protein product MLGAASVAESQNPSPPDANPVPQQALTILADVQQANSITGIVTARGNVQLIYPARQIQATATQAQYFSRERRIVLTGNVYVLQKGNSLRGDSVTYLIDQEKFVATPVTNQQVESILLIRDNPPKTTNPNP
- the lptB gene encoding LPS export ABC transporter ATP-binding protein; translated protein: MKILLEGVRKTYGARTVVDQITLGIEQGEIVGLLGPNGAGKTTTFYLATGLEKPDQGRVWLDRDDITPLPLHRRARLGIGYLPQEPSIFRNLTVAENILLVLEQTNVPRYLWADRLDHLLADLNLHKIAQIKGNRVSGGERRRTELARALAIGVEGPKFLFLDEPFAGVDPIAVGEIQTIVTQLRAQNLGILITDHNVRETLSIVDRAYIMRDGHILAAGAAEALYEDPLVRQYYLGENFVP